In Streptomyces ambofaciens ATCC 23877, a single genomic region encodes these proteins:
- a CDS encoding ABC transporter permease, which translates to MSQVLDTPPPTPAPAAPPGDLDLAALAARHGLSVSGARPSLPQYVRQLWARRHFIGAFATAKLTAQYSQAKLGQLWQVMTPLLNAAVYYFIFGVLMNTKQGVDDFVPFLVTGVFVWTFTQSSIMAGTKAVSGNLGLVRALHFPRAALPVSFCLQQLQQLLFSMAALVVILLAFGVPPAASWVLAVPALVLQFVFNAGVALVMARVGSKIPDMAQLMPFLLRTWMYGSGVMFSIHHMTGPDSGLPSWIGPLLQVNPAVVYIDLMRFALIDSFGGGMLPDHVWALALGWALVAGIGGFIYFWKAEETYGRG; encoded by the coding sequence GTGAGCCAGGTCCTCGACACACCGCCCCCGACACCGGCCCCGGCCGCGCCCCCGGGCGACCTCGACCTCGCGGCCCTCGCCGCGCGCCACGGTCTGTCCGTCAGCGGCGCCCGCCCCTCCCTGCCGCAGTACGTCCGCCAGCTGTGGGCGCGCCGGCACTTCATCGGCGCCTTCGCCACCGCCAAGCTCACCGCCCAGTACAGCCAGGCCAAGCTGGGCCAGCTCTGGCAGGTGATGACGCCCCTGCTCAACGCGGCGGTGTACTACTTCATCTTCGGCGTGCTGATGAACACCAAGCAGGGCGTGGACGACTTCGTCCCGTTCCTGGTGACCGGCGTGTTCGTGTGGACGTTCACGCAGAGCTCGATCATGGCGGGCACCAAGGCCGTCTCCGGCAACCTCGGCCTGGTGCGCGCCCTGCACTTCCCCCGGGCGGCGCTGCCGGTCTCCTTCTGCCTCCAGCAGCTCCAGCAGCTGCTGTTCTCGATGGCGGCCCTGGTCGTGATCCTGCTCGCCTTCGGCGTGCCGCCCGCCGCCTCCTGGGTGCTCGCGGTCCCCGCACTGGTGCTGCAGTTCGTGTTCAACGCGGGCGTGGCCCTGGTCATGGCCCGGGTGGGCTCCAAGATCCCGGACATGGCGCAGTTGATGCCGTTCCTGCTGCGGACCTGGATGTACGGCTCGGGCGTCATGTTCAGCATCCATCACATGACCGGCCCGGACAGCGGCCTCCCCTCGTGGATCGGGCCGCTCCTCCAGGTCAACCCGGCCGTCGTCTACATCGACCTGATGCGCTTCGCGCTGATCGACAGCTTCGGCGGCGGCATGCTGCCGGACCACGTGTGGGCGCTGGCCCTGGGCTGGGCCCTGGTCGCCGGGATCGGCGGCTTCATCTACTTCTGGAAGGCCGAGGAGACGTACGGTCGTGGCTGA
- a CDS encoding ABC transporter ATP-binding protein — protein MADNTGITEQADERVPTVIADGVDIVYRVNGTGAGRGSATAALHRILRRGKAEKASGVRRVHAVRGVSFVAYRGEAIGLIGTNGSGKSTLLKAVAGLLPVENGRIYTDGQPSLLGVNAALMNDLTGERNVHLGGLAMGMSRAQVKERYQEIVDFSGINDKGDFITLPMRTYSSGMAARLRFSIAAAKDHDVLLVDEALATGDRAFQKRSEERIRELRRHAGTVFLVSHSNKSIRDTCDRVLWLERGELRMDGPTDEVLKEYEKFTGGPDKAAKPKPAPKAAAKPAAGARTAA, from the coding sequence GTGGCTGACAACACCGGCATCACCGAGCAGGCGGACGAGCGCGTCCCCACCGTCATCGCCGACGGCGTCGACATCGTCTACCGGGTCAACGGCACCGGCGCGGGCCGCGGCTCCGCGACCGCCGCCCTCCACCGCATCCTGCGCCGCGGGAAGGCCGAGAAGGCGTCGGGCGTGCGCCGGGTGCACGCCGTGCGGGGCGTGTCCTTCGTGGCGTACCGGGGGGAGGCGATCGGCCTGATCGGCACCAACGGCTCCGGCAAGTCGACCCTGCTCAAGGCCGTGGCCGGCCTGCTCCCGGTGGAGAACGGCCGCATCTACACGGACGGCCAGCCCTCGCTCCTGGGCGTCAACGCGGCCCTGATGAACGACCTCACCGGTGAGCGCAACGTCCACCTCGGCGGTCTGGCGATGGGCATGTCCCGCGCCCAGGTCAAGGAGCGCTACCAGGAGATCGTCGACTTCTCCGGGATCAACGACAAGGGCGACTTCATCACCCTGCCGATGCGCACGTACTCCTCCGGCATGGCGGCCCGGCTGCGCTTCTCCATCGCCGCCGCCAAGGACCACGACGTCCTCCTCGTCGACGAGGCCCTGGCCACCGGCGACCGCGCCTTCCAGAAGCGCTCCGAGGAGCGCATCCGGGAGCTGCGCCGGCACGCCGGCACGGTGTTCCTGGTCAGCCACAGCAACAAGTCCATCCGCGACACCTGCGACCGGGTGCTGTGGCTGGAGCGCGGCGAGCTGCGCATGGACGGGCCGACGGACGAGGTGCTGAAGGAGTACGAGAAGTTCACCGGCGGCCCGGACAAGGCGGCGAAGCCCAAGCCCGCGCCCAAGGCGGCAGCGAAGCCGGCGGCCGGGGCGAGGACGGCCGCCTGA